One part of the Sphingopyxis sp. TUF1 genome encodes these proteins:
- a CDS encoding gamma-glutamyltransferase family protein yields MHRRTLLAAVPAAALLPAASRAEGTKPAAAPAAPTTKASIPPVWETGADRFVRPDVQGGDRPVGASFASRTAVYGLSGAAGTAHPLATQAGIDILKRGGSAVDAAIAINACLGLLEPTANGIGGDVYAMIWDPKTKKLAGLAGSGKSPRGLDLATVRSRARGGTLPAYGAISVSVPGAVDGWWTMHQRYGKLPWKELFEPVIAHAEAGAPVPDMIAYYIRRSLAGFRQPGRGIEEIDNAMRTWGVNDGKGPTAGQVFRNPDLARTFRLIADGGRDAFYEGEIAQTIDAYFKRIGGWLRYEDLAAHRSEWVEPHKTAYRGTDVYALGANTQGIATLQMLNILEHFDLKDAGFQSALSIHLQAEAKRLAYEDRARYYADPHFAKVPVEWLISKDYAATRAKLIRPDRLLSPVYPGQAPSRGDTTYFSCADQDGMMVSMIQSNFRGMGSGLVADGLGFMFQDRGQLFSLQDGHPNIYAPGKRPFQTIIPGFAARGNVPWMSFGVMGGDMQPQGQAQIVINRVDYGLEIQSAGDSPRWHHEGSSETMGEDAAGLGANGLLRLESGVPEASRRQLAEIGWTLGEPDGGFGRYQCVEHRLDGDTRVYAAASEMRADGCALAY; encoded by the coding sequence ATGCACCGCCGCACCCTTCTTGCCGCCGTCCCCGCCGCCGCGCTGTTACCCGCCGCAAGCCGCGCGGAAGGCACGAAGCCCGCTGCAGCGCCTGCCGCGCCAACGACGAAGGCTTCGATACCCCCCGTGTGGGAAACCGGTGCCGACCGCTTCGTGCGGCCCGACGTGCAGGGCGGCGACCGCCCGGTCGGTGCGAGCTTCGCATCGCGCACCGCCGTTTATGGGCTCAGCGGCGCGGCGGGCACCGCGCACCCCCTCGCTACGCAGGCCGGAATCGACATATTGAAGCGCGGCGGATCGGCGGTCGATGCGGCGATCGCGATCAATGCGTGTCTGGGCCTGCTCGAGCCCACCGCGAACGGCATCGGCGGCGACGTCTATGCGATGATCTGGGATCCCAAAACGAAAAAGCTCGCGGGACTGGCCGGGTCGGGCAAAAGCCCGCGCGGGCTCGATCTCGCGACGGTGCGCAGCCGCGCCAGGGGCGGCACATTGCCCGCCTATGGCGCGATCAGCGTGTCGGTGCCGGGTGCAGTCGACGGCTGGTGGACGATGCACCAACGCTACGGCAAGCTGCCGTGGAAGGAGCTGTTCGAACCCGTCATCGCCCATGCCGAGGCCGGAGCGCCCGTCCCCGACATGATCGCCTATTACATTCGCCGCAGCCTCGCCGGTTTCCGGCAGCCCGGCCGCGGGATCGAAGAAATCGACAATGCGATGCGAACCTGGGGCGTCAACGACGGCAAAGGGCCCACGGCGGGACAGGTCTTTCGCAACCCCGACCTCGCACGTACTTTCCGCCTGATTGCCGACGGCGGGCGCGACGCCTTTTACGAAGGCGAAATCGCGCAGACGATCGACGCCTATTTCAAACGGATCGGCGGCTGGCTCCGCTACGAGGACCTTGCCGCGCACCGGTCCGAATGGGTCGAACCACACAAGACCGCCTACCGCGGCACCGACGTCTATGCGCTGGGTGCCAATACGCAGGGCATCGCGACCTTGCAGATGCTCAACATTCTCGAACATTTCGACCTGAAAGACGCGGGCTTCCAGTCGGCACTGTCGATCCATCTGCAGGCGGAGGCGAAGCGCCTCGCTTATGAGGATCGCGCGCGCTATTATGCCGATCCGCACTTTGCCAAGGTGCCGGTCGAGTGGCTGATTTCAAAGGATTATGCTGCGACGCGCGCAAAGCTGATCCGCCCCGACCGCCTACTGTCTCCCGTCTATCCGGGGCAGGCGCCGAGCCGCGGCGACACCACCTATTTCAGCTGCGCCGACCAGGACGGAATGATGGTGTCGATGATCCAGTCGAACTTCCGCGGCATGGGGTCAGGGCTGGTCGCCGACGGGCTTGGCTTCATGTTCCAGGATCGCGGGCAATTGTTCAGTCTGCAGGACGGGCATCCGAACATCTATGCGCCCGGCAAGCGGCCGTTCCAGACGATCATCCCGGGCTTTGCGGCGCGCGGCAATGTGCCGTGGATGAGCTTTGGCGTCATGGGCGGCGACATGCAGCCGCAGGGCCAGGCACAGATCGTCATCAATCGTGTCGATTATGGGCTCGAAATCCAGTCGGCCGGGGATTCGCCGCGCTGGCATCACGAGGGATCGTCCGAAACGATGGGCGAGGATGCGGCGGGCCTTGGCGCCAACGGTCTCTTACGGCTCGAAAGCGGCGTGCCCGAGGCAAGCCGGCGGCAGCTCGCCGAAATCGGTTGGACGCTGGGCGAACCCGATGGCGGCTTCGGACGCTATCAATGCGTGGAACACCGCCTGGATGGCGATACGCGTGTCTATGCCGCAGCAAGCGAGATGCGCGCCGACGGCTGCGCGCTTGCCTATTGA
- a CDS encoding glycine zipper 2TM domain-containing protein yields MRTVLLLGLAAGSLLLAGRAGAEQPTLDYGVPADPDVRVYTGYPDRVPSESEYRRVSGYDAEGRWTGTWDGTYETPDGRRYEGRYEGTVEGHGAPYPPPPYNYSWHQGGYDARYESEMERRCGRGGTVGGAVAGAVVGGIAGNRIAGSGNRTEGTVIGGGLGALAGSAIGSAEDKKKCEQWWASRGAAHDGYHQGGYATTYHHGYGYGYGWYTPGVVVTTIIQGAPVVTETVETTTHTYYENLPVRKRHAPKKKWKPKPKPAPRCVC; encoded by the coding sequence ATGCGCACGGTGTTGTTATTGGGTCTGGCCGCGGGATCGTTGCTGCTGGCGGGGCGCGCCGGCGCCGAGCAGCCGACGCTCGATTATGGCGTGCCCGCCGATCCCGACGTCCGCGTCTACACCGGCTATCCCGACCGCGTTCCCAGCGAATCCGAATATCGCCGCGTCAGCGGTTACGATGCCGAGGGGCGCTGGACCGGCACCTGGGACGGCACCTATGAGACGCCCGACGGCCGCCGGTACGAGGGCCGCTATGAAGGCACGGTCGAGGGCCATGGCGCACCCTATCCGCCGCCGCCCTATAATTATTCGTGGCATCAGGGCGGATATGACGCGCGCTATGAATCCGAAATGGAACGCCGCTGTGGCCGGGGGGGCACAGTGGGCGGCGCGGTTGCCGGTGCTGTCGTGGGGGGCATCGCCGGCAACCGCATCGCCGGAAGCGGCAACCGGACCGAAGGCACGGTGATCGGCGGCGGACTCGGCGCACTCGCGGGCAGCGCGATCGGCAGCGCCGAGGACAAGAAGAAGTGCGAACAATGGTGGGCGAGCCGCGGCGCCGCTCATGACGGCTATCATCAGGGCGGTTACGCCACGACTTATCATCACGGCTATGGCTATGGTTACGGCTGGTACACGCCCGGTGTCGTCGTTACGACGATCATTCAAGGCGCGCCGGTGGTAACCGAAACGGTCGAAACGACGACGCACACCTATTATGAAAATCTGCCCGTGCGCAAACGCCATGCGCCCAAGAAAAAGTGGAAGCCGAAACCCAAGCCGGCGCCGCGCTGCGTCTGCTGA